One region of Paenibacillus polymyxa M1 genomic DNA includes:
- the cydC gene encoding thiol reductant ABC exporter subunit CydC — protein MRATDNSSQGWFLPYLKHYFWAFLAAALLGALSIGCAGALLFTSGHLITRSALKPENILMVYVPIVLVRTFGFSKAVIQYLERLVGHDAALRLVSRMRVRLYRAVEPQALMIRSKFRTGDLLGLLAEDIEQLQNIYLKLVLPALSALLIYAAGILALGWMDGTFALLMALYGGFLLFIAPAISLGTSLAKRRTFKQERSKAYQELTDALFGMSDLVLSGRTGHFLSTFTQRHKRAAMVENSLRRNEWRSHWIAQCLVGGGIVIMTVWAGGLVAQNRIEATWLASFALVTFPLLDAFVRAGEAVVHAPEYQDSLRRLKDSEKDTSALAARSDAGQAADDAADTKEEQATAQRLSHGGDLLLNNVSYCYAATQEWSVRNISLHVPQGGKVALLGRSGAGKSTLLNLIQGALQPDEGSVTVAGVPVFTGGAYSSLFAVLNQQPYLFDTTVANNIRLGRPDASLDEVRAVTEQVGLGALIDSLPEGYDTRMQETGLRFSGGERQRIALARILLQNHPIVLLDEPTVGLDPLTEHELMQTMFRVLKGKTLIWITHHLTGMKHMDEVIFMEQGTISMRGSHDELWRDHARYRNLYKLDHPGLEI, from the coding sequence ATGAGAGCAACGGACAATAGTAGCCAAGGCTGGTTTTTGCCTTATCTGAAACACTATTTTTGGGCCTTTCTAGCAGCAGCTCTTTTGGGTGCGCTGTCCATTGGGTGTGCAGGCGCGCTGCTCTTTACGTCCGGCCATCTGATTACTCGTTCGGCCTTAAAGCCTGAAAATATATTAATGGTGTATGTGCCCATTGTGCTTGTGCGAACGTTTGGTTTTAGTAAAGCCGTCATTCAGTATCTGGAACGCTTGGTAGGCCATGATGCTGCGCTGCGCCTTGTGTCTCGTATGCGGGTACGCTTGTATCGGGCAGTGGAACCGCAGGCGCTGATGATTCGCAGCAAATTTCGTACAGGGGATCTATTGGGATTGCTGGCGGAGGACATTGAGCAGCTTCAAAATATCTATCTGAAGCTGGTTCTGCCTGCGTTATCGGCTTTGCTGATTTATGCAGCAGGCATCTTGGCGCTTGGCTGGATGGACGGAACATTTGCCTTGCTGATGGCGCTATATGGGGGATTTTTGCTGTTCATCGCCCCGGCTATCTCACTTGGGACCTCACTCGCCAAACGGCGTACGTTCAAGCAGGAACGGAGTAAAGCCTATCAGGAACTGACGGATGCTTTGTTCGGCATGAGTGATCTGGTGCTGAGTGGACGGACTGGGCATTTCCTTAGCACCTTTACACAACGGCACAAGAGGGCTGCCATGGTGGAAAATTCACTTCGTCGGAACGAGTGGCGTTCTCATTGGATCGCACAATGCCTTGTAGGCGGCGGAATTGTAATTATGACTGTGTGGGCCGGAGGGCTGGTAGCACAGAATCGCATTGAAGCCACATGGCTGGCATCCTTTGCTCTAGTAACTTTTCCGTTGCTGGATGCCTTCGTTCGCGCTGGAGAAGCGGTGGTTCATGCGCCGGAGTATCAGGATTCACTTCGACGGCTAAAGGATTCCGAGAAAGATACATCTGCACTTGCAGCACGATCAGATGCAGGACAAGCAGCAGACGATGCAGCAGATACTAAAGAAGAACAGGCTACAGCTCAGCGATTAAGCCACGGGGGAGACCTGCTGCTGAACAACGTAAGCTACTGCTATGCGGCAACGCAGGAATGGAGTGTGCGTAATATCTCCCTACACGTACCCCAGGGGGGGAAGGTTGCATTGCTTGGCCGCAGTGGTGCGGGCAAGTCTACGCTGCTGAATCTGATTCAGGGAGCATTGCAACCTGATGAAGGGAGCGTCACTGTCGCAGGGGTACCCGTATTTACAGGTGGAGCATACTCCAGTCTGTTTGCGGTGCTAAACCAGCAACCGTATTTGTTTGATACGACGGTAGCCAACAACATTCGTTTAGGACGACCCGACGCTTCACTGGATGAGGTTCGTGCAGTGACGGAGCAGGTAGGGCTTGGAGCCCTGATTGATTCTTTACCAGAGGGTTACGATACAAGAATGCAGGAGACGGGCCTTCGCTTTTCCGGTGGAGAAAGACAGCGCATTGCACTGGCGCGGATTTTGCTACAGAACCATCCGATTGTTTTGCTGGATGAGCCGACAGTGGGGCTTGATCCACTGACGGAGCATGAACTTATGCAGACGATGTTTCGCGTACTGAAAGGCAAAACATTGATCTGGATCACTCATCATCTCACGGGGATGAAGCATATGGACGAGGTGATCTTTATGGAACAAGGCACCATCTCCATGCGAGGCAGTCATGATGAGCTTTGGCGCGATCATGCCCGGTACCGTAATCTGTATAAGCTGGATCATCCGGGTCTGGAAATTTAG
- the cydB gene encoding cytochrome d ubiquinol oxidase subunit II yields the protein MSLNDLWFLLIAVLFTGFFFLEGFDFGVGMATGLVPRNDQQKRLMINTIGPFWDANEVWLITAAGAMFAAFPHFYATMFSGYYLVFVFILLGLILRGVSFEFRGKAEGKGWTGTWDTCILIGSFLPPMLFGMAFAALVKGVPIQQNMDLKAGFLDVFNGYTVWIGLTVVGMCLMHGLTFISLRTIGEVRDRARVIASKFLPVLGILLAGMVVWTYFATDLFVRRGPFMYVAVAVGILAYVLTWYFLRQRREGWAFGMTGVIILLSFVSLFVGLFPRFMVSSINSAFDLTIYNASSSHYTLKAMTIVAATLLPFVLAYQAWSYFVFHKRLSEKDHLEY from the coding sequence TTGTCGTTAAATGATTTATGGTTCTTATTGATCGCAGTGTTGTTTACAGGCTTCTTTTTTCTAGAGGGCTTTGATTTTGGCGTGGGGATGGCAACAGGATTAGTGCCGCGTAATGACCAACAAAAACGTTTGATGATCAATACGATTGGTCCATTCTGGGATGCCAACGAAGTGTGGCTGATTACAGCAGCAGGTGCGATGTTTGCCGCCTTTCCGCATTTTTATGCAACGATGTTCAGCGGATATTATCTGGTATTTGTGTTTATTTTGCTAGGTTTGATCTTGCGAGGAGTCTCCTTTGAGTTCCGTGGCAAGGCCGAAGGAAAAGGGTGGACAGGAACGTGGGATACTTGCATTCTGATTGGCAGCTTCCTGCCGCCGATGCTGTTTGGTATGGCCTTTGCGGCTTTGGTGAAAGGTGTACCTATTCAGCAAAACATGGATTTGAAAGCCGGATTTTTGGATGTGTTCAATGGATACACCGTATGGATTGGACTGACAGTGGTCGGAATGTGCCTCATGCACGGGCTGACGTTCATTTCTCTGCGGACGATTGGTGAAGTCAGGGATCGTGCTCGTGTGATCGCGTCCAAATTTCTTCCGGTGTTGGGAATTCTACTTGCTGGTATGGTGGTATGGACATATTTTGCAACGGATTTATTTGTACGTCGCGGTCCCTTTATGTATGTTGCGGTTGCGGTGGGAATTCTCGCCTATGTGCTGACATGGTATTTCCTGAGGCAGCGCCGCGAAGGATGGGCTTTCGGAATGACAGGTGTCATCATTTTGCTAAGCTTCGTTTCGTTATTCGTTGGCTTGTTCCCAAGATTTATGGTGAGCTCGATCAACAGTGCTTTTGATTTGACGATATATAATGCAAGCTCCAGTCATTACACACTGAAAGCCATGACGATTGTTGCAGCAACGCTTTTACCCTTTGTGTTGGCTTATCAGGCGTGGAGCTATTTTGTTTTCCATAAGCGTCTCAGTGAGAAGGATCATCTGGAATACTAA
- a CDS encoding cupredoxin domain-containing protein, whose protein sequence is MKTLISKHWHLMLIGFVALIMGGFVLFYFQGSVSSFPAVQPKQAQEEPDEAKYEIVTVGVKGDGFYPKNIEVKAGVPTKINFKKMTSFTCIDEVQSLKIGMDVYLDHENNYFTVQDLKPGIYEYNCGMYMYYGTITVK, encoded by the coding sequence ATGAAAACACTCATCTCTAAACATTGGCATTTGATGCTGATTGGTTTTGTAGCCCTGATCATGGGCGGGTTTGTCTTGTTTTATTTTCAGGGGAGCGTGTCGTCGTTTCCGGCCGTTCAACCTAAACAAGCTCAGGAAGAGCCAGATGAAGCCAAATACGAGATTGTGACAGTGGGTGTAAAAGGGGATGGTTTCTATCCTAAAAATATTGAAGTGAAAGCCGGCGTTCCAACCAAGATCAATTTCAAGAAAATGACGTCTTTTACTTGCATTGATGAAGTACAGTCGTTGAAGATCGGAATGGACGTTTACCTGGATCACGAAAATAATTATTTTACCGTCCAGGACTTGAAACCGGGCATATATGAGTATAATTGTGGCATGTACATGTACTACGGGACGATCACAGTAAAATAA
- the cydD gene encoding thiol reductant ABC exporter subunit CydD: MDKAWFELKGIRPVMLLLAALSLLQGAAVITQAIFLAKAVTVLFNKNPLVMAWPSLALFFAAFAVRHTMIWLQRRTAGRFAEAAGASLRERLLARLFERGPGFAAQEGSGKLVTLALDGVDRFRNYLEISIPRIIDMMAVTLLVLVYVFTLDMISGVILTTTMPILVCFFILLGLAARKQADKQWRSYRLLSHHFTDSLRGLQTLRFLGRSRAHGETVGKVSDQYRTATMRTLRVAFLSSFALDFFSMLSVAFVAVGLGLRLISGSVGLEAALAVLILAPEYFMPIRQLGSDYHASLDGKEAWGAIRSILVAEDETIEPKTANDKGLDITGQDILKLSDVCFLNEDGSARLEHVSASAEPHMNMIGIVGASGAGKTTLLSLLGGFTDPTSGELILNGCRLSVDTKAEWQRHIAYIPQHPYLFSATLADNIRFYEPEASNQQVEWAIDAVGLRELVNGLPGGLDEPIGEAGRTLSGGQAQRIALARALLSNRPIILLDEPTAHLDIETEWELKQTILSVLKHKRMFLATHRLHWMPDMDCVWMMNQGRLEEVGSHQQLVAQKGEYYRLLTGMSEGGDGRYESNGQ, encoded by the coding sequence ATGGATAAAGCCTGGTTTGAATTAAAGGGCATTCGGCCAGTAATGCTGCTGCTGGCCGCCCTTTCCCTGCTCCAGGGAGCAGCGGTAATTACACAAGCCATCTTTTTGGCAAAGGCTGTAACGGTTTTGTTTAATAAAAATCCGCTGGTAATGGCTTGGCCATCGCTGGCGTTGTTTTTCGCGGCTTTTGCAGTGAGGCATACGATGATCTGGCTGCAACGCCGGACAGCCGGTCGTTTCGCCGAAGCAGCAGGCGCTTCCTTACGGGAGCGTCTGCTTGCGCGTTTGTTCGAGCGGGGTCCGGGTTTTGCAGCGCAGGAAGGAAGCGGCAAGTTGGTGACGCTAGCGCTGGATGGTGTGGATCGGTTTCGCAATTATTTGGAAATATCCATTCCTCGTATAATAGACATGATGGCTGTAACCTTACTGGTGCTTGTGTATGTTTTCACATTAGATATGATTTCAGGTGTGATTTTGACGACTACGATGCCGATTTTGGTGTGCTTCTTTATTTTACTCGGCTTGGCGGCGCGAAAGCAGGCAGACAAGCAGTGGCGTTCCTATCGTCTATTATCACATCACTTCACGGATTCGTTGCGTGGCCTACAGACACTAAGGTTTTTGGGACGCAGTCGGGCGCATGGGGAAACCGTAGGGAAGGTCAGCGACCAATACCGTACGGCAACGATGCGTACGCTGCGGGTAGCGTTTCTTTCTTCATTTGCCCTCGATTTTTTCAGCATGCTGTCGGTCGCTTTTGTAGCAGTAGGCTTGGGGCTGCGTCTGATTAGTGGTTCGGTGGGACTGGAGGCAGCGCTTGCGGTGCTTATTCTGGCACCGGAATATTTTATGCCTATACGCCAGTTGGGATCAGACTATCACGCCTCATTGGACGGTAAGGAGGCTTGGGGAGCGATACGCTCCATTCTCGTTGCAGAGGATGAAACGATAGAGCCGAAGACAGCTAATGATAAAGGATTAGACATCACGGGGCAGGACATCCTCAAGCTGTCCGATGTGTGTTTTCTTAATGAAGACGGCTCCGCCCGGCTTGAACATGTGTCTGCAAGTGCTGAACCGCACATGAACATGATTGGCATCGTCGGAGCGAGCGGTGCAGGCAAGACGACATTGCTTAGTCTGCTTGGCGGCTTTACTGACCCCACTTCCGGTGAGCTGATCCTTAATGGATGCCGATTATCTGTGGATACCAAAGCTGAATGGCAACGGCATATTGCCTATATTCCACAGCATCCTTACCTGTTTAGCGCTACTTTGGCAGATAATATTCGCTTTTATGAACCGGAAGCATCCAACCAGCAGGTAGAGTGGGCGATTGACGCGGTTGGACTGCGTGAACTGGTGAATGGCCTTCCGGGTGGATTGGATGAGCCTATTGGGGAAGCAGGTCGGACATTGAGTGGAGGGCAGGCGCAGCGGATTGCCTTGGCGCGGGCTTTGCTTAGTAACCGTCCGATCATTTTATTGGACGAGCCTACGGCACATTTGGATATTGAGACAGAATGGGAGTTAAAACAGACCATTTTGTCCGTATTGAAACACAAAAGAATGTTTCTTGCCACCCATCGGCTGCATTGGATGCCGGATATGGACTGTGTCTGGATGATGAATCAAGGCCGTCTGGAAGAGGTAGGTTCCCATCAGCAACTAGTTGCCCAAAAGGGAGAATATTACCGATTGCTGACGGGAATGTCGGAAGGAGGGGACGGACGATATGAGAGCAACGGACAATAG